The Sphingomonas carotinifaciens genomic sequence ATAGCGCGGCGGTTTTTTCCTCTTCTTTCGTACGGGTTTTCGATGCGTTCGCGGTTCCCCTCCGTTCTGTCCGCCGGCTTTCTGCGCGACCGGTTGATCGCGCCATTGGGGGCGCTGATCGGGATCGCGCTGACGGGGGTGGTGACCGCGCTGCTGTGCGGTGACGCGGGTGCGACGATGCTGCTGGTGGCGCCGATGGGCGCCTCGGCAGTACTGGTGTTCGCGGTGCCGGCGAGCCCCCTGGCGCAGCCCTGGCCGGTGATCGGCGGCAACGTGATCTCGGCACTGGTCGGGGTGGCGGTGGTCCATGCCCTGCCCGGCAACGGCCTTGCCGCGCCGCTGGCGGTGGGGGGCGCGATCCTGGCCATGGCGCTGACGCGGTCGCTGCACCCGCCGGGCGGCGCGGCGGCGCTGACCGCGGTGATCGGCGGAGCGCCGGTGCTGGGTGCGGGCTATGCCTTTGCCTTCGTCCCGGTGGGGGTGAACGCGGTGATCATCGCGCTGGTCGGCGTGGCGTTCCACCGGCTGTCCAGGCACAGCTACCCGCACCGCGCGCTGACGCTGGCGGCCCCGCGCGCTGCCGATCTGGCGGCGGAGGATATCGACCGGGCGCTGGCGGAATTCGGCGATACGCTGGACATCGACCGCGACGACGTGGAGCGGCTGGTGCGCCGGGCCGAGCATCACGCGGCCACGCGGCGTGCCGCCTGAACACCCGCTAAACGGTTAATTCAGCACGCGATCATCGACTCGGCCGCAATCTCCCCGTCATGCCCACCGGTTCCGGCGGGCGCGTAAACGGGAGTATGCGTCATGAAAGTCTTTGCCCTGATGGCCTCCGGTCTTCTTGCGGTCACCGGCCTTGCCGCGGCGACACCGGCCGCCGCGCATCCGCAAGGGTGGCATGACGGACCGCGCGGGCGCGGCTGGGACCGTGGGCCGGGCTGGCGGGACGGGCCGCGCTGGGACCGTGGACGCCAATGGCGCGGCGATCGCTGGGACCGCGGATACCGGGCAGGCTATCGCGACCGGGGGTACCGCAACGGCTATCGCGGGCGCACGGTATGTCGCTGGGTCGATGGCTATTACGGGCCGGTCCGCCGCTGCTTCAACGTTCGTCGCTGATCAGCAACAAGGCGGCTTGATCGATCCGCCCGGCTCCGCCATATGCGCGGCGGGAGTCGGGCGGACGTAGTCGTCGCCAACCCGGTCAGGTCCTGACGGAAG encodes the following:
- a CDS encoding HPP family protein; its protein translation is MRSRFPSVLSAGFLRDRLIAPLGALIGIALTGVVTALLCGDAGATMLLVAPMGASAVLVFAVPASPLAQPWPVIGGNVISALVGVAVVHALPGNGLAAPLAVGGAILAMALTRSLHPPGGAAALTAVIGGAPVLGAGYAFAFVPVGVNAVIIALVGVAFHRLSRHSYPHRALTLAAPRAADLAAEDIDRALAEFGDTLDIDRDDVERLVRRAEHHAATRRAA